The Gopherus evgoodei ecotype Sinaloan lineage chromosome 8, rGopEvg1_v1.p, whole genome shotgun sequence genome includes a region encoding these proteins:
- the EIF4E1B gene encoding eukaryotic translation initiation factor 4E type 1B, with product MAAALHGDRPARWLREPPPCQGSPGTAAPPRRRERLLPGAPPPARESLSRGTWGSGSHVVSLWPWGWSALHPVLVRLAWLLTGLCSPTLWGPLEAVPALQSLQCLVSRHAPYASVWQGSALHRREEQRRRKARREALAAEILDKHPLQNRWALWFFKNDKSKTWQANLRLVTKFSTVEDFWALYSHIQLASKLTSGCDYSLFKDGIEPMWEDNRNKRGGRWLITLAKQQRHTELDRFWLETLLCLIGETFGPYSEDVCGAVINIRAKGDKIAVWTREAENRDGVTHIGRVYKERLGLSHKVVIGYQAHADTATKSGSLTKNKFVV from the exons ATGGCGGCGGCTCTGCATGGAGACAGACCCGCAAGATGGCTCCGGGAGCCCCCCCCGTGCCAGGGCAGCCCGGGCacagctgcccccccccggcgCAGGGAGCGGCTCCTCCCGGGCGCACCCCCGCCTG CCAGGGAGTCCCTGTCTCGGGGCACATGGGGCTCCGGCAGCCATGTTGTTAGTCTCTGGCCATGGGGCTGGAGCGCTCTGCACCCAGTGCTTGTGAGGCTGGCTTGGTTACTCACGGGGCTCTGCTCGCCCACCCTCTGGGGTCCCCTTGAAGCCGTCCCTGCCCTCCAGAGTCTGCAGTGCCTTGTGTCCCGCCATGCGCCTTACGCCAGTGTGTGGCAGGGGAGCGCTCTGCACAGGCGAGAGGAGCAGAGGCGGCGAAAGGCACGAAGGGAGGCGCTCGCGGCCGAGATCTTGGACAAGCATCCCCTGCAGAACAG GTGGGCTCTTTGGTTCTTCAAAAATGACAAGAGCAAGACATGGCAGGCGAACCTGCGCCTGGTGACCAAGTTCAGCACCGTGGAGGATTTCTGGGC GCTGTACAGCCACATCCAGCTGGCCAGCAAGCTGACATCAGGCTGTGACTACTCCCTCTTCAAG GACGGGATCGAGCCCATGTGGGAAGACAACCGGAACAAACGGGGCGGGCGCTGGCTCATCACGCTGGCCAAGCAGCAGAGGCACACGGAGCTGGACCGCTTCTGGCTGGAGACG CTGCTGTGTCTGATTGGCGAGACGTTCGGCCCATACAGCGAGGACGTCTGCGGGGCCGTCATCAACATCCGGGCCAAGGGAGACAAGATTGCCGTCTGGACCCGAGAGGCGGAGAACCGGGATGGAGTCACTCACATTGG acgGGTGTACAAGGAGCGCCTGGGGCTATCCCACAAGGTGGTGATCGGGTACCAGGCCCACGCAGACACGGCCACCAAGAGCGGCTCCCTCACCAAGAACAAGTTTGTGGTGTGA